One genomic segment of Falco biarmicus isolate bFalBia1 chromosome 15, bFalBia1.pri, whole genome shotgun sequence includes these proteins:
- the SPATA2L gene encoding spermatogenesis-associated protein 2-like protein, with translation MCAGSALRQECGQLYRQQYRQQYRRCLERALRQGQAGACSDASLGQRLRREPALLAALQEDAPAVLAGALRGRGDPGPALRGLARAFALLELAAANLYLFPWRREFGAVQTFSGAYVHLLRPALPEADLVRSFARLGYRRDGHRLVLSRLPPAPELLAAACGFFACRLECEILAEVVLRLQPRRLRAEELLEARRLAGDLEACVEMLQQLGTQSQAAANCGDGVDLYREMLASSEDSEGEDAAPPVLWRDLGNPRGAGDVPGRGWDRCGDGELGQEPVSSASNPDPDTSSHLYLDQELSRAGSPLSALAMGSQEPQTPGEPQDLPPAAPQEAPELPCYQLHSCLRQGALPSYCCTTCQQLHTGACAAGQACRTRHHGQELRSKRQQRLWLQRTEVDMLLAEGSRPWS, from the exons ATGTGCGCGGGCTCGGCGCTGCGGCAGGAGTGCGGGCAGCTGTACCGGCAGCAGTACCGGCAGCAGTACCGGCGCTGCCTTGAGCGGGCGCTGCGGCAGGGCCAGGCCGGGGCCTGCTCCGACGCGTCGCTCGGCCAGCGGCTGCGGCGGGAGCCGGCGCTGCTGGCGGCCCTGCAGGAGGACGCCCCCGCCGTGCTGGCCGGCGCGCTGCGGGGCCGCGGGGACCCGGGGCCGGCGCTGCGGGGGCTGGCCCGCGCCTTCGCCCTGCTGGAGCTGGCGGCCGCCAACCTCTACCTCTTCCCCTGGCGCAGGGAGTTCGGCGCCGTCCAG ACCTTCTCCGGCGCCTACGTGCACCTGCTGCGCCCGGCGCTCCCTGAAGCCGACTTGGTGCGGAGCTTTGCCCGGCTGGGCTACCGACGCGACGGCCACCGCCTGGTCCTCTCCCGGCTGCCCCCCGCGCCCGAGCTGCTCGCGGCCGCCTGCGGCTTCTTCGCCTGCCGGTTGGAGTGCGAGATCCTGGCGGAGGTGGTGCTGCGGCTGCAGCCGCGCCGGCTGCGcgctgaggagctgctggaagcaCGGCGGCTGGCGGGGGACCTGGAGGCCTGCgtggagatgctgcagcagctggggacccAGTCCCAGGCGGCTGCCAACTGCGGTGACGGTGTGGATCTCTACCGGGAGATGCTGGCCAGCTCCGAGGACTCGGAGGGAGAGGATGCAGCCCCCCCAGTGCTGTGGAGGGACCTTGGCAACCCACGAGGCGCTGGGGACGTacctgggaggggctgggaccgCTGCGGAGATGGTGAGCTTGGGCAGGAGCCAGTGTCCTCCGCAAGCAACCCGGACCCGGACACCTCCTCTCACCTCTACCTGGACCAGGagctcagcagggctggcagcccgCTCTCTGCCCTAGCCATGGGGAGCCAAGAACCCCAGACACCAGGGGAGCCCCAGGATTTGCCGCCTGCCGCCCCCCAGGAAGCCCCTGAGCTGCCCTGCTACCAGCTGCACTCCTGCCTGCGCCAGGGCGCGCTGCCCTCCTACTGCTGCACgacctgccagcagctgcacacTGGTGCCTGCGCGGCTGGGCAGGCTTGCCGCACCCGCCACCACGGGCAGGAGCTGCGCAGCAAGAGGCAGCAGCGGCTCTGGCTGCAGCGGACAGAGGTGGACATGCTGCTGGCAGAAGGCTCCAGGCCCTGGTCCtag